One window from the genome of Streptomyces cadmiisoli encodes:
- a CDS encoding TetR/AcrR family transcriptional regulator — protein sequence MTPIRHNASDGDPVLDAVRDCILAVGVRRTTLTDVARRAGVSRMTLYRRWPDVRSLVGDLMTREWIEAATGAMPDREAGTAARTRIVDGLVAGVHAFRGHPLFRKIVDVDPELLIPYVLDRRGASQEALLALLTEALGEGHADASVRPGHAQRQARSLLLVAQSFTLSLRTMTEEDDPELSTEAFSAELRTILERTLTP from the coding sequence ATGACGCCTATTCGTCACAACGCTTCCGACGGTGATCCGGTGCTCGACGCGGTCCGCGACTGCATCCTGGCCGTCGGCGTACGGCGCACCACCCTGACCGACGTGGCCCGCCGTGCGGGCGTCTCCCGGATGACGCTGTACCGCCGCTGGCCCGATGTGCGGTCACTGGTCGGCGACCTGATGACCCGTGAGTGGATCGAGGCGGCCACCGGCGCGATGCCGGACCGCGAGGCGGGCACGGCCGCGCGGACCCGGATCGTGGACGGACTCGTCGCCGGCGTGCACGCCTTCCGCGGCCATCCCCTCTTCCGCAAGATCGTCGACGTCGATCCCGAACTGCTCATCCCCTACGTGTTGGACAGACGCGGGGCGAGTCAGGAAGCCCTCCTGGCCCTGCTCACCGAGGCACTGGGCGAGGGCCACGCGGACGCGTCGGTGCGCCCCGGCCACGCTCAACGGCAGGCCAGGTCACTGCTTCTGGTCGCCCAGTCGTTCACCCTGTCGCTGCGCACCATGACCGAGGAGGACGACCCCGAGCTGAGCACGGAGGCCTTCTCCGCGGAACTGCGGACCATCCTCGAGAGGACCCTCACCCCATGA